One Candidatus Kapaibacterium sp. genomic window carries:
- a CDS encoding nucleotidyltransferase domain-containing protein, whose translation MFTREFCIKYASEFVAKLKSKGIDIKIAKIFGSYSKGSANEFSDIDLLLVSANFKGAGFVDYKLFAQELIDYDKIHVRTYSYEDYQEGDPFIDEIEKSAIVIS comes from the coding sequence ATGTTTACTCGCGAGTTTTGCATAAAATATGCTTCTGAATTCGTAGCCAAACTAAAGAGCAAAGGCATAGATATTAAAATTGCTAAAATCTTCGGCTCTTACTCCAAAGGGTCTGCAAATGAATTTTCTGACATTGATTTGCTATTGGTCTCAGCCAATTTTAAGGGTGCAGGCTTTGTTGACTACAAATTATTTGCTCAAGAGTTGATTGACTACGATAAGATACATGTGAGAACATACTCATATGAAGATTATCAGGAAGGCGACCCATTTATCGATGAGATTGAAAAAAGTGCTATTGTTATAAGTTAA
- a CDS encoding HEPN domain-containing protein produces the protein MEIKEHIEYWIKASNEDYEVCLLLIESKKYLHALFLAHLSLEKLVKAHWVGYNENSVPPKIHNLVSLIKQTETELSDDQLVFLTIMNDFQIQGRYPDYKLKVHKLLANEYVDELMERFKEVRACLLASFA, from the coding sequence ATGGAAATCAAGGAACATATTGAGTATTGGATAAAAGCTTCAAATGAAGATTATGAAGTTTGTTTGCTTTTGATTGAGTCAAAGAAATATTTACACGCTTTGTTCTTGGCTCATCTATCTCTTGAAAAATTAGTAAAAGCTCATTGGGTGGGATATAATGAGAATTCTGTTCCACCGAAAATTCACAACTTGGTTTCACTAATTAAACAGACAGAAACAGAACTTAGTGATGACCAGCTTGTTTTTCTGACTATTATGAATGATTTTCAGATTCAAGGGAGATACCCGGACTATAAATTAAAAGTTCATAAGCTATTAGCCAATGAATATGTTGATGAACTAATGGAAAGATTTAAAGAGGTGAGAGCATGTTTACTCGCGAGTTTTGCATAA